Part of the Oncorhynchus masou masou isolate Uvic2021 chromosome 18, UVic_Omas_1.1, whole genome shotgun sequence genome, gttagctaggtggctaacgttagctacactaggggttaggggaagggttaggtaAAAGAGTTAAGGTTAGGCTTATTGTTCAAGGAAGGGTtagctaagtagttgcaaagtagctaaaaagtagtagttgctaattagctaaaattgcCAGTGATGAGATTCActcaacctttgggttgctagacattcgcGTTGCTAGACATTCACATTATACGCCCACTCATCCACTCTGCTCAATCACTCATCGTTTTTTGCCTttagtaaccttctgtcttatgtaaccataccaaacataacatactaatttgagtgtcctggatttacattgactatgttatgtctagtctatgagaccaggctgttataagtatttatatttttgggttTATTTCATTTTGTCAGTATGGACTTCTTCCTGATTTCAGTTCAGATAGTTTTTACTGAGAAGATGCTGAATGTTTTGGGAGATGCACAGGTACGCAGGCCTCGATACGGTGATCTGTATGTTAGTGCCGTAAAGCTGCAGTATATTCACATATCTTGTTTCTGTCATTACACATATCACACAGAATATCACCATGAGTTATGAAGGGAATGTAACAAATCAATATTactcttaacacacacacacacacacacacacacacagacagacaagcaaacatccgtggaggctgctgaggggaggacggctcataataatggctggaaaggagcgaatggaatggcatcaaacacgtgGAAacattaaggtgccaccaacctcctgtggcacACAGAGGCACATGCaagcagacacacaaacacacaaattcAGGCATCAAAATAATGCAATATCACATGCCTTTTTTACGACCCCAGCTGCCCCTAGTGGTGGGCTGATCTCACTCCTTCCTCTGATTGTCCTCCAGTTGTGGAGCACATTTTTTATTGTAGCATCCGCACAACGTCCCTTTCACACTCACTTATATGAGTCTCCAAACAccaggcaagagagagagagagagagagcacttcaTACCAAGCACAACCTACTCAGGCTGTTTGGAAGTGTTTGTCAGACACATTCAGCACATAGCATCTCCTCTGAACCCCTTTGTTTCaactgtctctatactgtatgtgtactgcagTTTTACTGTCAACCTCACGAAGCAGATCCACAAGTCTACCTATATCGGAAGGTTTTTGATCCAACCAATCACTTATTCGTGCTCAACTGATCACTACGATTTCGAAAGGACTCACAGCTGTAGCAACTGTGACATACCATATACCTGCATGGTTAGTCTATGAACCGATCAGTTGGGCATATTGTGGAACAAAGATCTGCATGAACAGGGTCCCTGCGGACCAAATCTGGGGACTAACTGGTCTACTGCTTCCATGTCTAATAGGCAACTTTATAGTGTTCTGTATTATTTGAAAAATCACAGCATGattgaaaaaaataagaaaataattCTATGCAAGTGTTGCATGAAACCTGATTGTTTCTTTTTGCAGTACTTCTACACTTTTAATGCATCGATTCTGATTCTCCTTGTTATTTGTTAGTAATATTCTTGTCGACGATTCTGTTTGTAAAAAGGTAGTCACTCCTCTGAGTTACAAATTAACCACAATTAATTAACCATTTTAAAAGCAGAATGCATCTCATATGGAGTAACCTGACTATAACAGAGAATAATGAAACATAGATTAAAATTACAACATTAATGAATAAGGAGAAGTGTGGGTACAGGTGCCGACACTTGTATTCACTAGAAACGGAAAAGGGAAAACTGTTGAGTATTTTCTTCCCCCAGAATTCTCTCTCTTAATGATACAAACAAAAAGGCAGATTTTTTTGTTAATTGCACAAAATGTTTTACTTTAGAATGTGTGTTCTATTGAGCACAGTTTGGATTGGCTCTGAAGCTCCCACCTGTTCCTCGACgacctatcagagagagagagggattgagcgACTTGCTAAATGCAGCCTTGCAAGTCTTCGCTCACTTAAGAGATTTTCACTGTACTTTGGAGGAATGTGACTTTCAAAGCGGACCAATGTAGTAATTGACAATTAAAAGGTTTTTAAATTTATGAAGCACAATTTATACAAGGGTTATAGTTTAGTTTCCTGTCTTATATTCTGTATGCAATACAAAGCCTAACATTGAAAGAGTTAAAAACGCCTTAACCCTTCTGAACTTCCTCTTTTTTTGTGTAAGTAGAAGAAAAACCCATTGCACTAATTTTGTTTTTTTGATGGTTGCTTTGTAATGCAATAACTGCACTAAATTATAACCATGTATTATCTATTCACCGGACTCAATCATAGTGTGCTAGCTTGACCCGACACTCCTTTCCTCAATTTCTGAGACGAAAAAAGAAGAGATTTCCTGCCTGTCGCTGTATAGAATGCTTTCTATTTAAGAATATATTAGTAAAAATTCTAAGTAAAATAAAACTAAGTAAAATAAACATTACATTTTATGTACTTTTAATGCTGCCATTGTCATGTGCTTTCTTGAACGTTGTAGTTCTTAGGACAGCAATCTTTGATATCAATTCCCTGGACTCAATTGACGAGAACCTTTGTAGGGCTTCTGGTGAGATCAGTTTATGAAAGACTTATTTTAAAAACGGTGTCAGTcaaaagttgggttttattcactTCATAGAATTCAACGTAGCAAACGTCACATTCCAAAATACTCATCATAACCAGCTGACTGATGAAAGAAACAAACACCACATCGACCATGTTTCTCTGGGAGACAAAAGGTATTCAATGTATTGGTCTTCTTACACAATTTTAAAACTTGTCACAACAGGGCTAActccaatttaaaaaaaataataatacacaaTCACACTACAACATTTCTGTCTTGGCCTTTTGGGGCTCTTTGAAATAAGTGTAGGTTTGGCGCTCACATGACCTTCCATTAACGTCCCTTCCCCACACAGACCAAGAGGCCCTGTATTCTCCTGGAGCAAAAACCAAAACCTTTTCCTAAACCAGAATATGAACCCCCAGGCCCTTCCATCAGCCTAACATTTCGTACAGTAGCCGGGCTATAGAAGGGGAAGCCTAACAATGGAGGAATGAGAAAGGAGGACTGAAGAGAGTGGcaagactgagaaagagaaagaaaatgagAAAAGAACAGAAGACACAGGAAGGAAGGTTGGGGGGGATACCGTAGGTGTTGAGAGACTGCAAAAACAGATGATTAAAACGAGTGAAAACCCAGTGTGTGTGGTGGCAGGTCCTAGGGCGGCGTAACCCTTTAACGTGATCTGGCACATCAGGCGAAGATGGTCTCCTCGCGTCTCTTCTTGGTGAGGATGGTACCAGGCTTGTGCTGGGCGTCGGGGTGGTTGGACAGCTCGGGGGGGCAGGTGGACACGGGGCTCTCCAGGAAGGCCTGCTTCAGGTCGTAGAACACTGACGAGTCCTCCTTGGTGAGGAAGGTCAGCGCCACGCCGCTCTTCCCAGCGCGACCCGTACGACCGATACGATGGATGTAGTCTGGAGGGGAGGGCGAAGGGGCAACGTCACAATAAGTAGTAAGACAAAAAGATCTACACAGCAGTTAAAGCATTAAAAACTAAATCCACGACTGAAACTTAAGTCGATCTCAGATCGACTGTCTGGGACCAAGTTAAGCATGTATATTCTGTAAGGTTAACGATCTGCATGCTATGGTGTCAATTAGGGGAAAACACTGCAAGAAACCTTTactcttccacacacacactgcccccaaCTTTAAAAAcactaggcaccaaacagaattgAAGGAGCACCAGAAAGAGGTTGATCTTTAATACGGTTAGGCTGACATCAATCTCATGAGCAGCAGACGTTTTTCCTTTCTTCCTGTGCTCACCAAATTGGCCTTGACGTAAGTACTCTCAACTTACCAGCTTATTATATAGCTAGGTAGCATGACTGAACAAGGTTGTTTGTGATCAAACCAATAAGTAGACGCCCGGGATTACTTTCACGGTTTGTGAAATTATAGAATGTGCGTGTGATTCCACGATATAAAGGAGGAGAGGTCGCTCCGGTAATACGGGTCATATTTTTGGAACGGTTTAAGCTGGACACGAGCACTTTTCTTCGCTGTCAAGCATAACTGTCGTGAAGATGCGCtccaaccggaaggttgcaagttcaaatccctgagctgacatggtacaaatctgtcgttctgcccctgaagaggcagttaacccactgttcctaggcaatcattgaaaataagaatttgttcttaactgatttgcctagttaaataaaggtaaaataaaatttaaaaaaataaaatttgtCCTCTGGCTCAAGACAGCGAACTTGCAAAGTCTACTCGAAATGATAttctttatatattatatatagtttTTAACTGATGGAGGAATAGATACTCCATACGCCGCTGTGACGGAGAACTTTAACTCCGGTCTACAAATATGGAAGGCAGTACAAAGTCTCTATGGCGTAACAAAATCCAACAGACAGGCGAGTGACCTAGAGCTGGAACGATAAAACTGAAATGATCGACACTGACCATACCGATCACTTATCGCAGGCATTTCACTAAAATCGTTTATTACAAGTAGcctatactagagaaatgtgaTTGTTAAATGGGCAAATTGATGGCTACAACCATAGAAACTAGTAGTgcaactgtggtgcacattaatgttataaacaTATCGTTCTATTTATCATCATCATATCAATTCAGGGATTTGATCGCGATATCGATTTTTCTCCACGTCGCCCAGCTCGAGAGACCCCAGGGTCAAAGGTCATAGTCTTACCCTCGATGTTCTTGGCCATGTCGTAGTTGAGCACCATGGAGACGTCGTGGATGTCGATACCTCTCCCAGCCACGTCGGTGGCCACCAGGATGTCCTTGGCTCCAGCCTTCAGGTTGGACAGAGCAAATTCTCTCTGTTCCTGGCCCTTGCCACCGTGCAACGTGCAAGCATTGTACTGAAAGAGACcaggcgagagagggagagaaacatcattattatcatcattatcaacctcctggttcctAGCGTAGCCATAGTAGTGGTGAAAGGATGACAAAAAAAGGTCAAAATAGATGTATTTGAGGTTATAGATAGATTTAGCACTGCGTTTGCACTTTTGGAGCTATTCCAGTCGTTACATTGTACCGGGAAAACAAAACAGCACAGCTCAGGTATAAGAAAGTATGAGGTCTCACCCCCATCTTCTCCAGAGACTTGGCCAGCACGTCGACACCCTTCTTCTGGTTGACGAAGATGATGATGGGCGGCTCGAACCCGCGCGCCAAAACATCCAGCAGCCTCTTCCTGGAAGACGAGACAACAAGGGAGACTCGGCATTAGCTACAGCTTCAGGGATagaagtgatgtgtgtgtgtctctcgagtctgttacctcttctctccctctcccatgagcAGGACCTTCTGTTCCACTCTCTCGTGGGGTTTACCAGCTGAACCGATGTACACCACGGCCGGACGACGCAGGTAGTTACGGGCCAACCGCTCTACCGCCGCGGGCATGGTAGCTGTGAACATGACCGTCTGAGAAacagagtgagaaggagagagagagacggatggaAGGAGGaaagacaggggacagagaattcTCTTCTTAAATTGTACAGCTAGctataaaaaaagaagaagatttTCTTCAGTGTGTGTTTATCTGCTACGGCTTTAACAATCTCTCACCTGTCTGTACTTGTGTTTTCCCATCTCGAAGTTCATCTTCATTTTCTCGGGGTCCTCTGCTTCGTCCGTGTCTGGTTTCTGATTGGTCACAGGGATGTACTCCAGGATCTTCTGGACGTCAGGCTCGAAGCCCATGTCTATCATGCGGTCAGCCTCGTCCAGTACCACGTAGGTACAGCGGCCCAGGACCAGGTATCTGTTCTCCAACACGTCTATCAGACGACCTGGGGTGGCTATCACTATCTGGAAACACACGCGTTTACTCAGACCTCACAAGCACGCGTCTTAATATGGGCAATAATATTGTGTGCGTGTGAATCTGCATgtttgcgtgtctgtgtgtgcaaaaatgtgtgtgtgtgtgttgttttctaGTGTCTGACCTCGCAGCCCATCCGGAGGCGGAATCCCTGGTCCTCCCTGGAGATCCCTCCAATGACAGCCACGGTGCGGATACCCAGAGGTTTCCCAAACTTAAGGGTCTCCTCCTCGATCTGTTGCGCCAGCTCACGGGTGGGGGCCAGGATCACTGCATACGGACCCTGGTCCGAGTCCTCAATCCTAcagggacaggggaaagaggggggtgagaaggatgtGTGCTTTGAATGAAGGACATGCAACTCTTGGGAGACTAGTTTGAGGGGTAACCCTCTAGCTGGGGAGGCGACACCTCACCTTTCATCCTTAGGCAGGGTCGTGATCCAGACCAATAGGGGGATGAGGAAGGCAGCCGTTTTACCGCTGCCCGTCTCAGCCACGCCGATGATGTCGCGGTTCTGTAAGCCAATGGGGATGGCTTGTCTCTGGATAGGCGTTGGATCCTGGACAACAAGGGAAACAAAGAGGCCATTTTTTATACAGCAACGGCTTCAGCGCTGGATCAGGGGAATGGCCCAAAGGTGGCGTGTGCATGCCAAGTCCTCACAGCTGACCTTGTAGCCACAGTTGTCGATGACCTCCACAATGTGTGGGGGCAGGTTGTACTCCTTCCAGTTCCTGATGGGGTGGGGGATCTTGCCACCCTTGGTGGTGATACTGTAATCCTCCCTGAAGATACGCCAGTCCCTGTCCGCCATCTCCTCCAGCTTCTTCTGCGACCAGTGCCTGTCATCCCAACGCTGCTTGGCCTCCTTCTTATGAACCTTCTTCAGTCGCACCCTGAGGAGCGGGGAGGGGACGGCGCAGAGGTTAAAGGACGGCATTTACTCGTTTGAAGCCGTTTCAAAAGGCATCGATACCAATGCTTTGTAGTGGGCGTGGTAGTTtgtcaggtgtgtttgtgtgcgcgtgactcactcctcctgctccttctcctcCAGTGTGCGTCTCGTCTCCATCATGTCCACGTAGAAATGGGACTGGTCTTTCTTCTGTTGCTTGAGGTCGATCCCAGCGATGAAGCCCCGGCCATACAGCTGGACCTGGTGCTTCTCCTTATAACTGAGAGACGGAGGCAGAGCGGGATATTAGGTGGGAAGAGAGCAGGCGGCATAAGAGAGAGACAAATGTCTATTGAAGGAGCAAAGTTGTTAAAGGTTAGCGATATGCGTCTCTCAGACCCGAAACTGGCACGGGCCTGTTTTCCCACGGTCCTTTTCAGAACGGGTCTGACTGCCCTGTCAATCCCGTTCTGAAAAGGACCGTGGAAAAACAGAGCTGTGCATGTTTCGGATCTGAGAGACGTGTTCAGAaccggtgagagagagagcgagagagaaacttCCAGCCAGCTCCATAAATAAACAAGTGACATTGACCAAATTAGCCAGTTACGTGTCCTTACAAACAGCCTATAACAAATTACTCCGCATTTCGTCTCTAAGGCCTCTAATTCAGACACGTTGGTGAAACTGAATTCATCATCCCAGCGTTCATATGCAGACTCACATGGGGTTGTAGTCGGTAGACGTGTCTTCAGAGGCATCCCACTCAAAGACAAACTTCCTGTCGTTCAAGTGACGTGTCCGCCGGCGCTTCTTAGTCCCGCCCAGGTAACGCTCCTGATTGGACAGAGACGGCACAGTACACCGGCTCAAACACTTAGTTCAACCAATCATATCAAAGCTCACTCCTCCGAgcctgtaccaccgcacactgactcggtaccggtgccccctgtatatagcctcgttattgtgttactttttattttagtctacttggtaagtatcttcttcttcttgaactgcactgttggttaagggcttgtaagtaagaatttcacggtgaagtctacacttgttgtattcggcgcatgagacaaagtttgatttgacaaaaaaaataaaaattcatCTGAGAATCTCCAGTGAACATGTTTTTAGTCCAGGGTCATAATCACTAGGCACCAAACACAGGacgacagacaaacaggcagggaCGACATCAcgttgtccaataagaaacactgtTTCCATTTTCTGTTGCAAAAGATTTTGCTATGTTTTGCTACTGTATCcatgaatgaatacaacccagaAATGGGCCTGTTTTCCTGAAACCGGCCCATGGCAGAACCTCAATCTCCAGACATACCTTGATGGCCTGGAGCTCCTTGCCCTTATCCTTCTCCTCTCTGATCTTCTGTCTTCCGTCATCCGCTTGGTCCCCGTTGTTCTCCCGCTCCATTCGCTCTCTCCGTTCTCGTCTGTCCCTCTCCTGGGGGTCCTCTGGGACGCGGACAGATACACACTTTGTGAGCCGACAGTATTTTCAATGGAACTGTTAAAACAACATACATCCTAACTCCAAGCACCGTCAGAGACCGAACCAGAGGTCTAACAGTTAGATACCCAACTTCCAGAAACCTAGGTCATGTTCAGTGGGGTGCAACGTCACTGAACGTTTAGATAGAAACACATGATGTAGATGAGACGTGCTTCTCTGTCGTGTAGAATAGGGAATCAGTTAAGTTCTTTAGAAGACATTTCTATCAGCAACATTCAGAATATTGCGACCTGACTAACCCCACATAGAATAACTATCTTCAAAGTAATGCCTGGGGACGTCGAGTTGTGAAGTGAAAGATTCTTTTAGTAATAATACTCATTCACGTTACATTTAACAACTTTAGATTCTACAAACAATAAAAGAAAGTTGCTAGCGACAGTCAGGATAATCATTTGTCACTTGTACATAACTGGCACgttatttattttttctactaCCTGTCGCAAGGCATTCGGGTACTTGCAGTCAATAGCGTAATCCAATACTAACCAATACAACATAAATATGAATGTAGTTCTCTCAATCTCCATCACACAAATTCTAATACAATTACATATGTAAATAACTGTAAAGAAAATATCTTTAGATACAGCTCAATTAATTAACTGTAAACATTAACTCTGTAACCCATTAAGTTACAACACCTCAAGCTTCTCCTACTCACCCACCATCTTCCTCCTGACTAACCCAAAGCCCCTCCTACTCATCCACCATCCTCCTCCGGACTAACCCAAAGCCCCTCCTACTCACCCACCATCCTCCTCCCGACTAACCCCAAGCCCCTCCTACTCACCCACCATCTTCCTCCTGACTAACCCAAAGCCCCTCCTACTCATCCACCATCCTCCTCCGGACTAACCCAAAGCCCCTCCTACTCACCCACCATCTTCCTCCAGACTAACCCCAAGCCCCTCCTACTCACCCACCATCTTCCTCCAGACTAACCCCAAGCCCCTCCTACTCACCCACCATCTTCCTTCCAACTAACCCCAAGCCCCTCCTACTCACCCATCATCTTCCTCCCGATGTCCTGgaacatcctcctcttcttccggtCCTCATCGAtagtcttcttcctctcctcagtCTGCTGCTGCCTCCTTTTCAGAGCCTCCGCCTCGCGCTCCGCCTTGGACAGGAACttgggctgagagagaaaggCATTCAAAATCATGAGGAGGAACTTAGCTTAACATTCTTAATTCGTACACTCCCATCTTGCTCCTCACCCAACAGATTGACTCTCAAACGAGCACTGTTAAGGTCTCACCTTtgcctccgcctcctcctctgcCTTCTTCTTGGCTAGAAGTTCCTCTAGAGACAGTGGCTGGACCTAAGAGAGATGCAGAGAAATACTCATTATGAAACACAATGCAACTCGAGGTACATCACAACGTGGTAGTTAGCTGGGCTTGGGAGAATAGCGAGACCACTCCCTGGTCTTACCTTGCTTTTCTTCTTTTTCTCATCTTCCTCGTCCTCCTCTTTCTTCAAATCCTTCTCCCTCTTTATCCTATCCTTGGACTTGGGGGAGACGCTTCTGTAAGGAGAAGTAACCACTCGAGTTGAAAAGGTAGCGGAAAACGATTTGAAAATGTCTCTGCATATTGCGTGATGTTTTAAAGACGCATAGCTCACACTCAGTTCCTGAACGGCACAACGTGGGAGTGTTCCAGATAAACATTCTGCTGAGAACCATCAGAGCTTTATAACGCCTCTGGATGGAACCATATCAATACGACACCTTGATCTTGTTATTCGGCTCAAGCCGGCACCGAATAGTCACCCGGTGACTAAAAACACCAGTCTGATTCAAGCCTACAGACCTGGATTTCTTGCTGCAGTCTTTGTCTCTGCGGTGACCGTCCTTATCGCGGTCCTTGCGACCCCTCTCTCGGTTCTTGTCCCGGTCgtgctccttttctctctccttgtccTTCAGACGGCGATCTCTGGAGGGGGAAGGAAAGGTCAGAGACATAGAAATATTACCAACCTGCGATAAACCCACTGGAAGTTGACTTGAAATGACAACAACAAGGTTCCCGTTTAACATTTACTAAACCGTATTAGCGCACTACATGGCTGCCATTGCACTCAGGCCAGGTTCATCAACGAGACTGCTGCGCAGGCGCACTAGTAACAGAGTGAA contains:
- the ddx23 gene encoding probable ATP-dependent RNA helicase DDX23; its protein translation is MMAGDPTDKNNAAETSGVKDKDRERKRSRSRERERKGSPSKDRKPRQRSRERNRSKSAERDRRLKDKEREKEHDRDKNRERGRKDRDKDGHRRDKDCSKKSRSVSPKSKDRIKREKDLKKEEDEEDEKKKKSKVQPLSLEELLAKKKAEEEAEAKPKFLSKAEREAEALKRRQQQTEERKKTIDEDRKKRRMFQDIGRKMMEDPQERDRRERRERMERENNGDQADDGRQKIREEKDKGKELQAIKERYLGGTKKRRRTRHLNDRKFVFEWDASEDTSTDYNPIYKEKHQVQLYGRGFIAGIDLKQQKKDQSHFYVDMMETRRTLEEKEQEEVRLKKVHKKEAKQRWDDRHWSQKKLEEMADRDWRIFREDYSITTKGGKIPHPIRNWKEYNLPPHIVEVIDNCGYKDPTPIQRQAIPIGLQNRDIIGVAETGSGKTAAFLIPLLVWITTLPKDERIEDSDQGPYAVILAPTRELAQQIEEETLKFGKPLGIRTVAVIGGISREDQGFRLRMGCEIVIATPGRLIDVLENRYLVLGRCTYVVLDEADRMIDMGFEPDVQKILEYIPVTNQKPDTDEAEDPEKMKMNFEMGKHKYRQTVMFTATMPAAVERLARNYLRRPAVVYIGSAGKPHERVEQKVLLMGEGEKRKRLLDVLARGFEPPIIIFVNQKKGVDVLAKSLEKMGYNACTLHGGKGQEQREFALSNLKAGAKDILVATDVAGRGIDIHDVSMVLNYDMAKNIEDYIHRIGRTGRAGKSGVALTFLTKEDSSVFYDLKQAFLESPVSTCPPELSNHPDAQHKPGTILTKKRREETIFA